The Denitrificimonas caeni genome has a segment encoding these proteins:
- a CDS encoding restriction endonuclease subunit S: MNKDEVAEMSQQYQVEAAEKLVPEGYKLTEVGVIPEDWEVVTLGTVGEIKMCKRIFKNQTKDVAEVPFYKIGTFGREPDAFISKELFDEYRSKYSYPKTGEILISAAGTIGRTVIFDGQPSYFQDSNIIWISNDEGKVLNSYLWHYYKVVKWSTSEGGIVSRLYNDNIRNNVFIAYPATTEQKEIAAALSDTEALVSELEKLIAKKQAIKTATMQQLLTGRTRLSQFAHHPDGSKKGYKQSELGEIPEDWGVEALGENCHTYSGGTPSTSNSSFYGGDIKWITSSDLNRSLIFEVRGRITELGLEKSAAKMIQPGTFLIALYGATAGVCAISKISAAINQAVLAVIPKNHSSKYLYYWFNKNKDEIIDTYTQGGQPNLSGNIIRSVKLPIPLADEQTAIATILSDMDEEIQALEHRLNKTRQIKQGMMQQLLTGKVRLV, from the coding sequence ATGAATAAGGACGAAGTGGCAGAAATGAGCCAGCAGTATCAGGTTGAGGCAGCGGAGAAGCTGGTGCCTGAGGGGTATAAGCTGACTGAGGTTGGGGTTATTCCGGAGGATTGGGAAGTCGTAACGCTTGGTACAGTCGGTGAGATTAAAATGTGCAAGCGTATTTTTAAAAACCAAACAAAGGATGTTGCTGAAGTTCCATTCTACAAAATAGGAACCTTTGGTAGAGAGCCAGATGCTTTTATATCAAAAGAGCTATTTGATGAATATAGAAGTAAGTACTCATACCCTAAAACGGGTGAAATTTTAATATCCGCTGCTGGGACGATAGGGCGGACGGTCATTTTTGATGGACAGCCATCATACTTCCAAGATAGTAATATTATATGGATCAGTAATGATGAGGGAAAAGTATTAAATAGCTATCTTTGGCACTACTACAAAGTAGTTAAGTGGTCTACTTCTGAGGGCGGTATTGTTTCACGACTTTACAATGACAATATAAGAAACAATGTTTTCATAGCATATCCTGCGACCACTGAACAAAAAGAAATTGCTGCAGCCTTATCTGATACGGAGGCGTTGGTCAGCGAGCTAGAAAAACTCATTGCTAAAAAACAAGCCATCAAAACCGCCACCATGCAGCAACTGCTCACCGGCCGCACCCGCTTATCTCAATTCGCCCACCACCCAGACGGCAGCAAAAAAGGCTACAAGCAAAGCGAGCTAGGTGAAATACCGGAGGATTGGGGTGTTGAAGCATTAGGTGAAAACTGCCATACCTATTCAGGTGGAACGCCATCAACATCAAACAGTAGTTTTTACGGTGGCGATATTAAGTGGATCACTTCTAGTGATTTAAATAGGAGCCTAATTTTTGAGGTTCGTGGAAGAATTACAGAGTTAGGTCTAGAGAAATCAGCTGCAAAAATGATCCAGCCCGGAACGTTTTTAATTGCACTTTATGGTGCTACAGCAGGGGTATGTGCAATTTCAAAGATAAGTGCTGCTATCAATCAAGCAGTCCTTGCTGTAATCCCAAAAAACCATTCGTCAAAGTATTTGTATTACTGGTTTAATAAAAATAAAGACGAAATAATTGACACCTATACTCAAGGGGGACAGCCTAACTTGAGTGGCAATATTATTCGCTCTGTTAAATTGCCTATACCTTTAGCTGACGAGCAAACCGCCATCGCCACCATCCTCTCCGACATGGACGAAGAAATCCAAGCACTGGAACACCGCCTCAATAAAACCCGCCAAATCAAACAAGGCATGATGCAGCAGCTATTAACAGGGAAGGTTCGACTAGTATAA
- a CDS encoding PDDEXK nuclease domain-containing protein encodes MSQPSEQNLASLVEPIAQIIEQACGQVRQAVNSAMVHSYWHIGQMIVEHEQQGASRAEYGTQQLKTLSMQLTERLGKGFDVTNLRNMRAFYQAFSNRDALRPELSWTHYRSLLRIDNPSAREWYLHEAISQNWSARALGRQISKLYYERLLASQDKALVETEAKAHTEPLAESVKDYLRDPYILDFLNLQDKTYQESELEQAIISNIQQFLLELGKGFAFVERQQRIRFADEACFEGESYIDLVFYNFKLKCFLLVDLKLGKLKHQDIGQMDTYVRLYDEQHKGSDDNPTIGLVLCSEKSEAVVKYSVLSEQKQLFSAKYLPYLPTEEQLKHELERANAMAQLAAKEQNNE; translated from the coding sequence ATGAGTCAGCCCAGTGAACAGAACTTAGCCAGCCTGGTGGAGCCCATTGCGCAGATTATCGAGCAAGCATGTGGGCAAGTACGCCAAGCGGTCAACAGCGCCATGGTGCACAGCTATTGGCATATTGGCCAAATGATTGTTGAGCATGAACAGCAGGGCGCAAGCCGTGCTGAATACGGTACGCAACAATTAAAGACATTATCTATGCAGCTGACTGAGCGCTTGGGTAAAGGCTTTGATGTCACCAATCTGCGCAATATGCGTGCTTTTTATCAGGCCTTTTCAAATCGAGACGCACTGCGTCCCGAATTGAGTTGGACCCATTACCGCAGCTTATTACGCATCGACAACCCCAGCGCACGTGAGTGGTATCTACACGAAGCCATCAGCCAAAACTGGAGCGCCCGCGCATTAGGCCGGCAAATCAGCAAGCTTTATTACGAGCGCTTGCTGGCCAGCCAAGATAAAGCTCTGGTTGAAACAGAAGCCAAAGCCCATACCGAGCCTTTGGCAGAAAGCGTTAAAGATTATCTGCGCGATCCGTACATTCTGGACTTTCTCAATCTACAAGATAAAACCTATCAAGAGAGCGAGCTAGAGCAGGCGATCATCAGCAATATCCAGCAGTTTTTACTGGAGCTGGGCAAAGGCTTTGCTTTTGTCGAACGTCAGCAACGCATTCGTTTTGCCGATGAAGCGTGTTTTGAAGGTGAGAGCTATATTGATCTGGTGTTTTACAACTTTAAGCTCAAGTGCTTTTTACTGGTGGACTTAAAACTGGGCAAGCTCAAGCACCAAGACATCGGCCAAATGGACACCTATGTGCGCCTGTACGACGAGCAACACAAAGGCAGCGACGATAACCCCACCATTGGCCTAGTCCTGTGCAGCGAGAAAAGCGAAGCCGTGGTGAAGTACTCAGTCTTGTCTGAACAAAAACAACTGTTTTCCGCTAAGTACCTGCCGTATTTACCCACCGAAGAACAACTCAAGCACGAACTCGAACGCGCCAACGCCATGGCCCAGCTGGCAGCTAAGGAGCAAAACAATGAATAA
- a CDS encoding type I restriction-modification system subunit M, with translation MAIKKTELYSSLWASCNALRGGMDASQYKDYVLTLLFLKYVSDKAKANPYAMIDVPAGASFDDMVKLKGNKEIGEGINKVINLIAEANDLQGVINVADFNDEDKLGKGKDMIDRLTQLVGIFEGLEMGGNRAGDDDLLGDAYEYLMRHFATESGKSKGQFYTPSEVSRILAKVIGIKDTTPQDATVYDPTSGSGSLLLKASDEAPRGLSIYGQEMDNATSALARMNMILHDNATAKIVQGNTLSSPEWKDADGQLKTFDFAVANPPFSTKSWTSGLNPNEDEFGRFVWGVPPEKNGDYAFLLHILKSLKSTGKGAVILPHGVLFRGNAEARIRENLIKQGYIKGIIGLPANLFYGTGIPACIIVIDKEDASQRDSIFMIDASKGFIKEGNKNRLRSQDVHKVVDAFTSFLDIPGYSRRVSLDEIASNDYNLNIPRYIDSSTPEDMHDLAGHLQGGIPNQDIDQLQQFWQVFPNLRDSILTPLRPGYSQITLPASDIKAHILQHPEFTAFAELTLQPFTAWAEEADLGAISIDDKPKEIIQRISEDLLQRYASIPLLDKYDMYQILMNYWAETLQDDVYVLVQDGWTAGKKVRELVAKKGEKLTETADLTVKRIKYKMELIPPALIVQRYFAEQQTQLDQLQATLDEIIQQQDSLIEEHTGEEGLLSEALSDTDKVTKTTVTARLKHATDAEEREVLQQAKQLFDLETSAKAQLKTAQEQLDAAVLAQYGKLDESEIKQLLVHDKWLATLQSQIEAEIERITQQLASRLQELKERYSEPLPEIVENVEVLSNKVAEHLKAMGLAL, from the coding sequence ATGGCGATTAAAAAAACTGAACTCTACTCATCATTGTGGGCCAGCTGTAACGCATTACGCGGTGGTATGGATGCCAGCCAATATAAAGATTATGTCCTAACTTTATTATTTTTAAAGTATGTGTCCGATAAAGCCAAAGCCAATCCCTACGCCATGATTGATGTCCCAGCAGGTGCAAGCTTTGACGATATGGTCAAGCTCAAGGGCAATAAAGAGATCGGCGAGGGCATCAATAAAGTCATCAATCTGATTGCCGAAGCCAACGACCTGCAGGGCGTAATCAACGTCGCTGACTTTAATGACGAAGATAAGTTGGGCAAAGGCAAAGATATGATTGACCGCCTGACGCAGTTGGTTGGTATTTTTGAAGGCTTGGAAATGGGCGGTAATCGCGCCGGCGATGATGACTTGCTAGGCGATGCCTATGAATACCTGATGCGCCACTTTGCTACTGAGTCGGGCAAGTCTAAAGGCCAGTTTTATACACCTTCAGAAGTATCGCGGATTTTAGCCAAAGTCATTGGCATCAAAGATACAACGCCACAAGATGCCACAGTCTATGACCCAACCAGCGGCTCGGGTTCGTTGCTGTTAAAAGCCAGTGATGAAGCACCGCGCGGTCTATCCATTTACGGCCAAGAAATGGACAACGCAACCAGCGCCTTAGCGCGCATGAATATGATTTTGCACGACAACGCCACCGCAAAAATCGTGCAGGGCAATACCCTCAGCAGTCCTGAATGGAAAGATGCCGATGGCCAGTTGAAAACCTTTGATTTTGCCGTAGCCAACCCACCGTTCTCCACCAAAAGCTGGACCAGCGGCCTCAATCCCAATGAAGACGAATTTGGCCGTTTTGTTTGGGGTGTACCGCCAGAGAAAAACGGTGACTATGCCTTTTTGCTGCACATTCTTAAAAGCTTAAAAAGCACCGGTAAAGGCGCAGTGATTTTGCCCCATGGCGTGTTGTTCCGTGGCAATGCCGAAGCCCGCATCCGTGAAAACCTCATTAAGCAAGGCTATATCAAAGGCATTATCGGCTTACCGGCCAACCTGTTTTACGGCACCGGTATTCCTGCCTGCATCATAGTCATTGATAAAGAAGATGCCTCCCAGCGCGACAGTATTTTTATGATTGATGCCAGCAAAGGCTTTATCAAAGAGGGCAATAAAAACCGCCTGCGCAGCCAGGATGTACACAAAGTAGTGGATGCCTTTACTAGCTTTTTAGACATACCAGGTTACAGCCGCAGGGTGTCCTTAGATGAAATTGCCAGCAATGACTACAACCTAAATATCCCACGCTATATCGACAGCAGTACCCCAGAAGATATGCACGATTTGGCTGGGCATTTACAGGGCGGTATTCCCAATCAGGATATTGATCAGCTGCAACAGTTTTGGCAGGTGTTCCCTAATTTGCGCGACAGCATCCTTACGCCTTTACGTCCGGGATACAGCCAAATCACTTTGCCCGCCAGCGATATAAAAGCACATATTTTGCAACACCCAGAGTTCACTGCTTTTGCTGAACTGACTTTGCAGCCCTTTACCGCGTGGGCTGAAGAGGCCGATTTAGGTGCAATTAGCATCGACGACAAACCCAAAGAAATTATCCAGCGCATCAGTGAAGATTTATTACAGCGCTATGCCAGCATTCCCTTGCTGGATAAATATGATATGTATCAAATCCTGATGAATTACTGGGCCGAGACTCTGCAGGATGATGTCTATGTGTTGGTGCAAGACGGCTGGACTGCAGGTAAGAAAGTGCGCGAACTGGTGGCTAAAAAAGGTGAAAAGCTTACGGAAACTGCAGACCTAACCGTTAAGCGCATTAAATATAAAATGGAACTGATCCCGCCCGCCTTAATTGTGCAGCGCTACTTTGCCGAGCAACAAACCCAACTGGATCAGCTGCAAGCCACCTTAGATGAGATTATTCAGCAGCAAGACAGCCTGATCGAAGAACACACCGGTGAAGAGGGCTTGCTCAGCGAAGCCTTGAGCGATACCGATAAAGTGACCAAAACCACAGTCACCGCACGCTTAAAACATGCCACTGATGCCGAAGAGCGCGAAGTGCTGCAGCAAGCCAAGCAGCTGTTTGATTTAGAAACCAGCGCCAAAGCCCAGCTGAAAACCGCACAAGAACAGCTCGATGCTGCAGTGCTGGCGCAATACGGCAAGCTGGATGAAAGTGAAATTAAGCAGTTGTTGGTGCATGACAAATGGCTCGCCACATTGCAAAGCCAGATCGAAGCCGAAATTGAACGCATCACCCAGCAGTTGGCCAGCCGCTTACAAGAGCTGAAAGAGCGTTACAGCGAGCCATTGCCTGAGATTGTTGAGAACGTTGAAGTGCTGAGCAACAAAGTGGCCGAGCACCTAAAGGCCATGGGTTTAGCGCTATGA
- the cls gene encoding cardiolipin synthase, whose translation MSVILTFHALLVITFTIRILLRDDLSPPGRLAWFIVLNVLPYFGSAIYFLFGEVDIGNRAHKRHDQIFDEIRSKAAEFMGVAGHSDSAIERVYRPAFKYAGSINGFHTQTGNSAQLMPNSDSTLTNMIADIDAATDHVHVLYYIWLTDHTGTAVAEALIRAAQRGVTCRAMADGLGSRPLIKSELWQRMHDAGVEVVVALPFHNLLRTIITSRLDLRNHRKITVIDARITYCGSRNSADPEFLVKEKYGPWIDIMLRFEGPVVAQNQLLFASDWMQATGESLDVIPLQAASQEGGFPAQVMGVGPTERRGATPQLFSNLFACAEHSLTLSTPYFVPDATVLEALCASAHRGVAVTLIFPKVNDSWIVAAASRSYYHKLLDAGCKIYEHRKGLLHAKTLTVDGKVSLIGSSNLDLRSFDLNYENNILLQDEHITQAISERQQEYIAQSDPVELSAVLAWRYSRRVWHNVIATIGPVL comes from the coding sequence CGTGATGATCTTTCGCCACCCGGGCGGCTGGCATGGTTTATTGTTTTAAACGTACTGCCGTATTTTGGCAGCGCCATCTACTTCCTCTTTGGCGAGGTGGATATTGGCAATCGTGCCCATAAGCGCCACGATCAGATTTTCGATGAAATCAGAAGCAAAGCCGCAGAGTTTATGGGTGTGGCCGGGCACAGTGATAGCGCCATTGAACGGGTTTATCGCCCAGCGTTTAAATACGCCGGCTCGATTAACGGTTTTCATACCCAAACTGGCAATAGCGCCCAGCTCATGCCTAACAGCGATAGCACATTGACCAACATGATCGCTGACATTGATGCAGCCACCGATCATGTGCACGTGTTGTATTATATTTGGCTCACGGACCATACCGGAACTGCGGTGGCAGAAGCTTTGATTCGTGCGGCGCAAAGAGGGGTAACGTGCCGCGCCATGGCTGATGGCTTGGGTTCGCGTCCGCTGATTAAGTCTGAATTATGGCAGCGCATGCACGATGCAGGGGTCGAGGTTGTTGTAGCGTTGCCTTTTCATAATTTGCTGCGCACTATTATCACCAGCCGTCTGGACCTGCGTAACCACCGTAAAATCACTGTGATTGATGCGCGCATTACCTATTGTGGCAGCCGTAACTCTGCCGACCCTGAGTTTCTGGTTAAGGAAAAATACGGGCCTTGGATTGATATTATGCTGCGCTTTGAAGGTCCCGTGGTTGCGCAAAATCAGTTGTTATTTGCCAGTGACTGGATGCAAGCCACGGGAGAGTCGCTGGATGTTATTCCGCTGCAGGCTGCGTCGCAGGAAGGTGGTTTTCCGGCGCAGGTTATGGGCGTCGGCCCGACCGAGCGGCGTGGCGCAACCCCGCAACTGTTCTCTAACCTCTTTGCTTGTGCCGAGCACAGCTTAACCCTGAGTACGCCGTACTTTGTGCCCGACGCCACTGTCCTGGAAGCCCTTTGCGCCAGTGCACACCGTGGTGTTGCTGTCACCCTGATTTTCCCCAAGGTCAATGACAGCTGGATTGTTGCCGCCGCCAGCCGCAGTTACTACCACAAGTTACTTGATGCCGGTTGTAAGATTTATGAGCACAGAAAAGGCTTGCTGCATGCCAAAACCCTCACTGTGGATGGCAAAGTCAGCCTGATAGGCTCATCCAACCTCGATCTGCGCAGCTTTGATCTGAATTACGAGAACAACATCTTGCTGCAAGATGAACACATCACCCAAGCCATCAGCGAGCGCCAACAGGAGTACATCGCACAATCTGATCCCGTTGAGTTGTCCGCCGTCCTGGCTTGGCGCTATTCCCGCCGAGTGTGGCACAACGTCATTGCGACGATTGGGCCGGTGTTGTAG